A genomic window from Blastococcus saxobsidens DD2 includes:
- a CDS encoding phosphatase PAP2 family protein, whose amino-acid sequence MSRVAEHVDTSPEGAAGVGRFGARAALGLAALLIGAVPFLLLVLLVQEEWSPLASLDGEVAAGLNAVASDSPTLVSVLRVVTDLGGNFAAILIFTLTTVFLLIRGQRRLAAFTVATGIGLAILVPVTKALIGRARPVVENPVNELPSNASFPSGHAMVSIVTFGMLALLALPAVRRHARPWVVAAALLIALAVGFTRLALGVHFVTDVLAGWALGVGLLAVTTAAFRGWQHDHHHRPDESLDPLDVEPHAGPHLAPSRQPALPAGKKSGTALVVAAAALAAALIVLGLLITAVLGDSVIGRFDRAVVQAVADLRTPTLTDIATAVGMLSGTPMVIAVSLTLGVVALAVTASWRPVVFVAVTVLGEVGLYFVVSRIVERARPAVADLTSNLPTAASWPSGHVAAAVAIYGALAALVITLSRSRWRWAVLAVPALVAPAVALSRIYTAAHYPTDVVAGLVLGTVWMLACARYLLPDVDGQVRYPGTSAPARPVPAMR is encoded by the coding sequence ATGAGCAGGGTCGCGGAGCACGTGGACACATCACCCGAGGGCGCCGCCGGCGTGGGCCGCTTCGGGGCGCGGGCCGCGCTGGGGCTGGCCGCTCTGCTGATCGGGGCGGTCCCGTTCCTGCTGCTCGTGCTGCTGGTCCAGGAGGAGTGGTCGCCGCTGGCCTCGCTGGACGGCGAGGTGGCCGCCGGGTTGAACGCGGTGGCCAGCGACTCCCCCACGCTGGTGAGCGTGCTGCGGGTCGTCACCGACCTCGGCGGCAACTTCGCCGCCATCCTGATCTTCACGCTGACGACCGTCTTCCTCCTGATCCGCGGACAACGCCGGCTGGCCGCCTTCACCGTGGCGACCGGGATCGGGCTGGCGATCCTCGTGCCGGTCACCAAGGCGCTGATCGGGCGGGCGCGACCGGTCGTGGAGAACCCGGTCAACGAGCTCCCGTCGAACGCCAGCTTCCCGAGCGGGCACGCGATGGTCTCGATCGTCACCTTCGGCATGCTCGCGCTCCTGGCACTGCCCGCCGTGCGCCGCCACGCCCGCCCGTGGGTGGTGGCCGCTGCGCTGCTGATCGCCCTGGCGGTCGGCTTCACCCGGCTGGCGCTGGGCGTGCACTTCGTCACCGACGTCCTCGCCGGCTGGGCTCTCGGGGTGGGCCTGCTGGCCGTCACGACGGCCGCCTTCCGCGGGTGGCAGCACGACCACCACCACCGGCCGGACGAGTCGCTGGACCCGCTGGACGTCGAGCCGCACGCCGGACCGCACCTGGCACCCTCCCGCCAGCCGGCGCTGCCGGCCGGGAAGAAGTCGGGAACGGCCTTGGTGGTGGCCGCCGCCGCGCTCGCCGCGGCACTCATCGTGCTCGGACTGCTGATCACCGCCGTCCTCGGCGACAGCGTCATCGGCCGCTTCGACCGCGCGGTGGTGCAGGCCGTCGCCGACCTGCGCACACCGACCCTCACCGACATCGCCACCGCGGTCGGCATGCTGTCGGGGACGCCCATGGTGATCGCGGTGTCGCTCACCCTCGGCGTGGTGGCGCTGGCGGTGACCGCGAGCTGGCGGCCGGTGGTCTTCGTCGCCGTCACCGTGCTGGGCGAGGTCGGCCTCTACTTCGTCGTCTCCCGCATCGTGGAGCGCGCGCGACCGGCGGTGGCGGACCTGACCTCCAACCTGCCGACCGCGGCGAGCTGGCCGTCGGGACACGTGGCCGCCGCGGTGGCGATCTACGGCGCCCTCGCCGCCCTGGTGATCACCCTGAGCCGCAGCAGGTGGCGGTGGGCGGTGCTCGCCGTGCCGGCGCTCGTGGCCCCGGCGGTCGCCCTGTCGCGCATCTACACGGCCGCCCACTACCCCACCGACGTGGTCGCCGGGCTCGTCCTCGGCACGGTCTGGATGCTCGCCTGTGCCCGCTACCTCCTTCCGGACGTCGACGGCCAGGTCCGCTACCCCGGGACGTCCGCTCCGGCCCGGCCGGTCCCGGCCATGCGCTGA
- a CDS encoding PEP/pyruvate-binding domain-containing protein, which translates to MSATSTDGSFRAAPLTDGPPAVALDDAAATDDRLTGAKAAALARARAKGLPIVPGFVITTAAVERLASGVPLPDEALAAWRELSEDGRRSLVVRSSSTVEDLGDSSMAGRFESVVGVEGREAFDRAVATVIASRETAAAGSDTLTGSEPLAVLVQPLLEARSGGVLFGIDPVSGREDRLVVAAVTGGPDRLVSGEVDGDRYELDRSGRRTDVTRGDGGVRLRRPQLRALADLARRTAAVFGGPQDVEWAFDEQGHLRLLQSRPVTAEGRGRPYGPVLGPGPVAETFPEPLQPLETDLWITPLREALRHALLLAGTADRTAVDDSPLVTVLGAWPAVDLDLLESRQEAPRLRERLDPRPRLRRLRASWRVGRLRSALPVLAQDVLGSADHVLGGVPPLAALSDRQLVAVLHRVQPALRSVHAHEVLMGMLVDPAAPRLTGVSAALRVLARSRQSGLTDAQIVAANPVVLALAAPRICAVPQLPPDVDAPDSAPPGDETDAGLLREALRLRVRWLQEVTARAAWTLGERLSAAGRLGGAEQVRGLRLEELAAAVHATDRELRPQLEEPGEPLPARFRMSDTGRPVAVTGTSGGTGAGGGAGSGPVHHGENPPEGAVLVVRNLDPSLAQVLPRLAGLVAETGSVLAHLAILARESGVPTVVGFSGALDQFEPGTTVRVDGDTGSVEEETS; encoded by the coding sequence GTGTCTGCGACCTCCACCGACGGCAGCTTCCGCGCCGCGCCGCTCACCGACGGCCCCCCGGCCGTGGCCCTCGACGACGCGGCCGCGACCGACGACCGGCTGACCGGCGCGAAGGCGGCGGCACTGGCGCGCGCCCGCGCCAAGGGCCTGCCGATCGTGCCGGGGTTCGTGATCACCACTGCCGCCGTGGAGCGGCTGGCCTCCGGCGTCCCGCTCCCCGACGAGGCGCTGGCCGCCTGGCGGGAGCTGTCCGAGGACGGCCGGCGGTCCCTGGTGGTGCGCAGCAGCTCGACGGTGGAGGACCTCGGGGACTCCTCGATGGCCGGCCGCTTCGAGTCGGTCGTGGGGGTCGAGGGCCGCGAGGCGTTCGACCGCGCGGTGGCCACCGTCATCGCCTCGCGGGAGACGGCGGCCGCCGGGTCCGACACCCTCACCGGGAGCGAGCCCCTCGCCGTCCTCGTCCAGCCGCTGCTCGAGGCCCGCAGCGGCGGTGTGCTCTTCGGGATCGACCCGGTGTCGGGCCGGGAGGACCGGCTGGTCGTCGCCGCGGTGACCGGCGGGCCGGACCGGCTGGTGAGCGGCGAGGTCGACGGCGACCGCTACGAGCTGGACCGCTCCGGGCGCCGCACCGACGTCACCCGGGGCGACGGCGGCGTCCGCCTGCGCCGTCCCCAGCTGCGCGCCCTGGCCGACCTGGCCCGCCGGACGGCGGCGGTCTTCGGCGGACCGCAGGACGTCGAGTGGGCGTTCGACGAGCAGGGGCACCTGCGCCTGCTGCAGAGCCGCCCGGTCACGGCGGAGGGACGGGGCCGGCCCTACGGACCGGTGCTCGGGCCCGGTCCCGTGGCCGAGACGTTCCCCGAGCCGCTGCAGCCGCTGGAGACCGACCTCTGGATCACCCCGCTGCGCGAGGCGCTCCGGCACGCCCTCCTGCTGGCCGGCACCGCCGACCGCACCGCCGTGGACGACTCCCCGCTGGTCACCGTCCTGGGCGCCTGGCCGGCCGTCGACCTCGACCTGCTGGAGAGCCGTCAGGAAGCGCCGCGGCTGCGCGAGCGGCTCGACCCCCGCCCACGGCTGCGCCGGTTGCGGGCGTCCTGGCGGGTGGGCCGGCTGCGGTCCGCGCTGCCGGTGCTGGCGCAGGACGTCCTCGGCTCCGCGGACCACGTGCTCGGTGGTGTCCCACCCCTCGCCGCGCTCTCCGACCGCCAGTTGGTCGCCGTCCTGCACCGCGTGCAGCCGGCCCTGCGCTCGGTCCACGCGCACGAGGTCCTCATGGGGATGCTCGTCGACCCGGCGGCGCCCCGGCTCACCGGGGTCAGCGCGGCCCTGCGCGTGCTGGCCCGGTCCCGGCAGTCCGGGCTGACCGACGCCCAGATCGTCGCCGCGAACCCCGTCGTGCTCGCCCTCGCGGCGCCGCGGATCTGCGCCGTTCCCCAGCTGCCGCCCGACGTCGACGCACCCGACAGCGCACCGCCCGGTGACGAGACCGACGCCGGGCTGCTCCGGGAGGCGCTCCGCCTGCGGGTCCGCTGGCTCCAGGAGGTCACCGCCCGGGCGGCGTGGACGCTCGGGGAACGGCTGAGCGCGGCCGGCCGGCTGGGCGGCGCCGAGCAGGTGCGGGGGCTCCGGCTGGAGGAGCTCGCGGCCGCCGTGCACGCCACCGATCGCGAGCTCCGGCCGCAGCTCGAGGAACCGGGTGAGCCGCTGCCCGCCCGGTTCCGCATGAGCGACACGGGCCGGCCGGTGGCGGTCACGGGCACGTCCGGCGGAACGGGTGCCGGTGGTGGTGCCGGCAGCGGGCCGGTGCACCACGGCGAGAATCCGCCGGAGGGAGCCGTGCTCGTCGTCCGGAACCTCGATCCCTCGCTCGCCCAGGTGCTCCCCCGGCTGGCCGGTCTGGTCGCCGAGACCGGCAGCGTGCTGGCACACCTGGCGATCCTGGCGCGGGAGTCCGGCGTGCCGACCGTCGTCGGTTTCTCCGGGGCGCTCGATCAGTTCGAGCCCGGCACGACCGTCCGGGTCGACGGCGACACCGGTTCGGTCGAGGAGGAGACGTCGTGA
- a CDS encoding cation:proton antiporter: protein MELLLVFAVLLFVGVLFSGLAHRTVLSTAVLFLLAGFVLGDGVTGVLDLQPEDEIVVGLAELALFSVLFTDGMRVGFSDLRTAWRLPGRALVLGMPLTFGITALLAHYVAGLPWIQSMLVGAVLAPTDPVFASAIVGREEVPGRLRSLLNVESGVNDGLALPVVLVLLSVLARDDVSYGALATELAVGIGIGFAVPALAILLIRSRFTSATPLYASLGGLSIGLMVLGLANLTHGNLFLAAFTAGVTIATFAPQVEKSFAEFGELVTELLKLAAILVFGALISPAFLGEIPLNGYLFAVLALLLARPLATAVSLFRSGLPTPQKAVAAWFGPKGFASVVYGLLILEADAPGADAMFHLIALVIVASIVAHSSTDVPIAHAFARAEARAGRETPEEADADVEGVGAPHRGWTGVGGPERDR, encoded by the coding sequence GTGGAACTCCTCCTGGTCTTCGCGGTGCTGCTGTTCGTCGGCGTGCTCTTCTCCGGTCTCGCGCACCGGACCGTGCTGTCGACAGCCGTGCTGTTCCTGCTGGCCGGGTTCGTGCTGGGGGACGGCGTGACCGGCGTGCTCGACCTGCAGCCGGAGGACGAGATCGTCGTGGGGCTGGCCGAGCTCGCGCTGTTTTCGGTGCTCTTCACCGACGGCATGCGGGTCGGCTTCTCCGATCTCCGGACCGCCTGGCGGCTGCCCGGCCGGGCGCTCGTGCTCGGCATGCCGCTCACCTTCGGGATCACCGCGCTCCTCGCGCACTACGTCGCGGGCCTGCCGTGGATCCAGTCCATGCTCGTCGGGGCCGTGCTGGCGCCCACCGACCCGGTCTTCGCCTCGGCCATCGTCGGCCGCGAGGAGGTGCCCGGGCGGCTGCGGTCGCTGCTCAACGTGGAGAGCGGGGTCAACGACGGGCTGGCGCTGCCGGTCGTCCTCGTCCTGCTCTCCGTGCTCGCCCGGGACGACGTCTCCTACGGGGCGCTGGCCACCGAGCTGGCGGTCGGCATCGGCATCGGCTTCGCCGTCCCGGCGCTGGCGATCCTGCTGATCCGCAGCCGGTTCACCTCGGCCACCCCGCTCTACGCGTCGCTCGGCGGCCTGTCGATCGGGTTGATGGTGCTCGGCCTGGCGAACCTCACCCACGGGAACCTCTTCCTCGCGGCGTTCACGGCGGGTGTCACGATCGCCACGTTCGCGCCGCAGGTGGAGAAGTCGTTCGCCGAGTTCGGCGAGCTGGTCACCGAGCTGCTCAAGCTCGCCGCCATCCTGGTGTTCGGCGCCCTCATCTCGCCGGCCTTCCTGGGCGAGATCCCGTTGAACGGCTACCTGTTCGCCGTGCTGGCGCTGCTGCTCGCCCGTCCGCTGGCTACCGCGGTGTCGCTGTTCCGCAGCGGCCTGCCGACTCCGCAGAAGGCGGTCGCGGCCTGGTTCGGGCCCAAGGGGTTCGCCTCGGTGGTCTACGGGCTGCTGATCCTCGAGGCGGACGCGCCCGGCGCGGACGCCATGTTCCACCTGATCGCGCTGGTCATCGTCGCCTCGATCGTCGCGCACTCCTCGACCGACGTGCCCATCGCGCACGCCTTCGCGCGGGCCGAGGCGCGCGCGGGACGCGAGACGCCGGAGGAGGCGGACGCAGACGTGGAGGGCGTCGGGGCGCCGCACCGGGGGTGGACGGGAGTCGGCGGGCCTGAGCGGGACCGGTAG
- a CDS encoding HNH endonuclease signature motif containing protein yields MEQETTLAAGTAGAPVAGWASGPLGAVQAADREIARQTAVRARAVAEFAASRPASVDRQPGEPGAMSAARRAARPAVLADVSEWTAQELSIALGLSRQGAGQLLERSLTLVHKLPGTVDAMESGLLHDRHLWALLERVAPVTDEQKRADLERDVLAWVAERAGKRQITTPAQLGGKLRRMGLGRDPRQDANELLAALRERGVWARPDRRPGMAALTALLTQPEAQAVVDVLGRYADALDDPEDRRTRGQKMADVLLDLVLRPGESQLPPVQAQLTVVAGVRTLAGGEEPGEIGGEPVPAEMVRALARGLGLLAPAAAGPADTGSTGEGPIPGHLLAQWEVETSPPETWPDWLRDADERWWAELEARALAGGWGGEDDPPPEVRQRLWDEEFRGTAQLRADDGGPGAAHAAVPTREDERWAATESAPCGAPAPTPAPAPAPAPAPAGLWPAAHAAVDEASLALLALDRAMNRASGAVDRARMADHEDEESWRRSPAGRIDAAGSDLAALVAATAPQRAALAELLDRSGGGTLVDRPRIAVVDELTGALLALTDARELRRRAHCGRPACTRRPETCEHDLTGRPGLGPPPPTDGYRPGAALDRYLRARDRRCRFAGCRRRVPRGGELDHNTPYPDGPTSAENLTGFCTGHHRGKHQAPGWTYDLDPTGTLTVTTPTGLVAATGPPPF; encoded by the coding sequence ATGGAGCAGGAGACCACTCTCGCGGCCGGCACCGCCGGTGCGCCTGTGGCCGGCTGGGCGTCGGGGCCGTTGGGCGCGGTGCAGGCCGCCGATCGGGAGATCGCCCGGCAGACGGCGGTGCGAGCGCGGGCGGTGGCGGAGTTCGCGGCGTCCCGGCCGGCGTCGGTGGACCGGCAGCCCGGTGAGCCGGGTGCGATGAGCGCGGCGCGGCGGGCCGCCCGGCCCGCGGTGCTGGCTGATGTGTCGGAGTGGACAGCTCAGGAGCTGTCGATCGCCCTCGGGCTGAGCAGGCAGGGCGCCGGGCAATTGCTGGAGCGATCACTCACCCTGGTGCACAAGCTGCCCGGGACCGTGGATGCGATGGAGTCCGGGCTGCTGCACGACCGGCATCTGTGGGCGCTGCTGGAGCGGGTCGCGCCGGTCACCGACGAGCAGAAGCGGGCCGACCTCGAGCGGGACGTGCTCGCCTGGGTGGCCGAGCGGGCCGGTAAGCGGCAGATCACCACCCCGGCGCAGCTCGGTGGAAAGCTGCGTCGGATGGGTCTGGGCCGCGACCCTCGGCAGGACGCGAACGAGCTGCTGGCGGCGCTCAGGGAGCGCGGGGTGTGGGCACGGCCGGACCGCCGGCCCGGCATGGCGGCGTTGACGGCACTGCTCACCCAGCCCGAGGCGCAGGCGGTGGTCGACGTGCTGGGCCGGTACGCCGACGCCCTCGACGACCCCGAGGACCGCCGCACCCGGGGGCAGAAGATGGCCGACGTGCTGCTCGACCTGGTGCTGCGCCCGGGTGAGAGCCAGCTGCCGCCGGTACAGGCACAGCTCACCGTCGTGGCCGGGGTGCGGACCCTGGCCGGTGGCGAGGAACCCGGCGAGATCGGCGGTGAGCCGGTACCGGCCGAGATGGTCCGGGCACTGGCGCGCGGCCTCGGTCTGCTGGCGCCTGCGGCAGCAGGCCCGGCGGATACCGGGTCGACCGGCGAGGGCCCGATCCCCGGCCACCTGCTCGCGCAGTGGGAGGTCGAGACGTCACCGCCGGAGACCTGGCCGGACTGGCTGCGCGACGCCGACGAGCGGTGGTGGGCGGAGCTGGAGGCCCGCGCCCTGGCCGGCGGATGGGGCGGTGAGGACGATCCGCCACCGGAGGTGCGGCAGCGGCTCTGGGACGAGGAGTTCCGAGGGACCGCCCAGCTCCGGGCCGACGACGGCGGGCCGGGCGCAGCGCACGCAGCCGTCCCCACCCGGGAGGACGAGCGGTGGGCGGCCACGGAGTCCGCGCCCTGCGGGGCCCCGGCCCCGACCCCGGCCCCGGCCCCGGCCCCGGCCCCGGCGCCGGCCGGGCTGTGGCCCGCCGCGCATGCGGCCGTGGACGAGGCGAGCCTCGCCCTGCTGGCGCTGGACCGGGCAATGAACCGCGCCTCCGGGGCGGTCGACCGGGCGCGGATGGCCGACCACGAGGACGAGGAGAGCTGGCGGCGCAGCCCGGCCGGCCGGATCGACGCGGCCGGATCGGACCTGGCAGCGTTGGTCGCGGCGACCGCCCCCCAACGCGCCGCGCTGGCCGAACTGCTCGACCGATCCGGTGGCGGCACGCTGGTCGACCGGCCACGCATCGCGGTCGTCGACGAGCTCACCGGCGCCCTGCTGGCACTCACCGACGCCCGCGAACTACGCCGCAGGGCGCACTGCGGCCGACCGGCCTGCACCCGCCGGCCCGAGACCTGCGAGCACGACCTCACCGGTCGGCCCGGCCTCGGCCCGCCACCACCCACCGACGGCTACCGACCCGGGGCGGCACTGGACCGGTACCTGCGCGCCCGCGACCGCCGCTGCCGCTTCGCCGGCTGCCGCCGCCGCGTCCCGCGGGGCGGGGAACTGGACCACAACACGCCCTACCCCGACGGGCCGACCAGTGCGGAGAACCTCACCGGCTTCTGCACCGGCCACCACCGCGGCAAACACCAGGCACCCGGCTGGACCTACGACCTCGACCCGACCGGCACCCTCACCGTCACCACACCCACCGGCCTGGTTGCCGCCACCGGACCACCCCCGTTTTGA